A genomic stretch from Aedes albopictus strain Foshan chromosome 2, AalbF5, whole genome shotgun sequence includes:
- the LOC109415011 gene encoding cytoplasmic tRNA 2-thiolation protein 1, with translation MPILCTTGCNRKAFLKRPKTGNTLCRECFFLGFETEIHNTIEQNKLFHRGNVVAIAASGGKDSTVLAHVLKILNERYEYGLKLVLLSIDEGITGYRDDSLETVKRNRDDYGMELKILSYEELYGWTMDKIVSKIGRSNNCTFCGVFRRQALDRGARLLEVDCVATGHNADDIAETVLMNILRGDTARLRRCCDIKTGGNDADSIPRVKPLKYAYEKEIVMYAHFKKLAYFSTECVFAPNAYRGHARAFLKDLEKVRPSAIMDIIHSGEQLSFKDTVKKPSRGKCNRCGFVSSQQPCKACVLLEGLNRGLPKLGVGKKSKANRMIAAQDSLRQSANLVKTDF, from the coding sequence CGTCCAAAAACAGGCAACACACTTTGCAGAGAATGCTTCTTTCTGGGCTTTGAAACCGAAATTCACAATACAATCGAACAGAACAAACTCTTTCATCGCGGTAACGTCGTTGCCATTGCTGCTAGTGGCGGAAAGGACAGTACAGTGCTCGCTCATGTGCTCAAAATATTGAACGAGCGATATGAATACGGTCTGAAACTGGTGCTTCTTTCGATCGACGAAGGAATAACTGGATACCGAGATGACAGCTTAGAGACGGTGAAAAGAAACCGTGACGATTACGGCATGGAATTGAAAATATTATCTTATGAAGAGCTGTACGGATGGACAATGGACAAAATAGTATCCAAAATAGGTCGATCTAATAATTGTACCTTTTGTGGTGTGTTTCGACGTCAGGCTTTAGACAGAGGAGCACGCTTATTAGAAGTAGATTGCGTTGCAACTGGGCATAACGCTGATGACATTGCAGAAACGGTGTTGATGAATATACTTCGAGGAGATACCGCTCGCTTGCGTAGGTGTTGCGACATAAAAACCGGAGGAAACGATGCAGATTCTATACCGCGTGTCAAGCCCTTAAAATATGCCTACGAAAAAGAGATAGTAATGTATGCTCATTTCAAAAAACTGGCTTACTTCTCAACGGAATGTGTGTTTGCACCAAATGCGTACCGTGGACATGCGCGAGCCTTTCTTAAAGATTTGGAAAAAGTTCGACCCTCTGCAATAATGGATATAATCCATTCTGGCGAACAATTGTCTTTTAAAGATACGGTGAAAAAACCATCAAGAGGAAAATGCAACAGGTGTGGCTTTGTATCTTCCCAACAACCTTGCAAAGCATGTGTACTTCTGGAAGGACTAAATCGTGGATTACCCAAATTAGGTGTTGGGAAAAAGTCAAAAGCGAACAGAATGATTGCTGCTCAGGACAGTTTACGCCAGAGTGCGAATTTGGTGAAAACTGATTTTTGA